One Melospiza georgiana isolate bMelGeo1 chromosome 12, bMelGeo1.pri, whole genome shotgun sequence genomic window carries:
- the RIPPLY1 gene encoding protein ripply1, whose protein sequence is MDAARAAEGHGGPGKALAFFQHPVRLLWPKSKAFDHLYSVGEKLLENFPVQATLCFYEDSGSEEEEEEDEEEEEEEEKDDEEEEATGDVTAGHPRNAGSPDPSRPA, encoded by the exons ATGGACGCT GCTCGGGCAGCGGAGGGGCACGGCGGTCCCGGCAAAGCGTTGGCGTTCTTCCAGCACCCGGTCAG GCTCCTCTGGCCCAAGTCCAAGGCCTTTGACCACCTGTACAGCGTGGGGGAGAAGCTACTGGAGAACTTCCCGGTGCAGGCCACCCTCTGCTTTTATGAGGACTCGGgcagcgaggaggaggaggaggaggatgaggaggaggaggaagaagaagagaaggatGATGAAGAAGAGGAGGCGACAGGGGATGTGACCGCGGGACACCCGCGGAATGCTGGCAGCCCTGACCCCAGCAGGCCGGCGTGA
- the PRRG3 gene encoding transmembrane gamma-carboxyglutamic acid protein 3: MAMFLGARNAHSLLKRFPRANGFLEEIRQGTIERECIEEVCSYEEVKEVFENKEKTMEFWKGYTSSVYSVKDPGHSTERSDAMYVVVPLLGVALLIVIALFIIWRCQLQKATRHRPSYAQNRYLASRTGRSLPRVMVYRERSQSQGETQYQREASGRGAGDARAGGTPQADSTLCPPEHSVSVLSRLSSATPPPSYEEVTGHPESSSSGEETSVSYNEPPPKYEEIVATAPAAGK, translated from the exons ATGGCAA TGTTCTTGGGGGCCAGGAATGCCCACTCGCTGCTGAAACGCTTTCCCAGAGCCAATGGCTTCCTGGAGGAGATCCGGCAGGGCACCATCGAGCGGGAGTGCATCGAGGAGGTCTGCAGCTATGAGGAGGTCAAGGAGGTGTTTGAGAACAAGGAGAAGACG ATGGAGTTCTGGAAAGGCTACACCAGCTCTGTGTACTCTGTCAAGGACCCCGGGCACAGCACGGAGCGCTCTGACGCTATGTACGTGGTGGTGCCCCTCTTGGGAGTGGCTCTCCTCATAGTCATCGCCCTGTTCATCATCTGGAGGTGCCAGCTGCAGAAGGCCACCCGCCACCGCCCCTCCTACGCCCAGAACCGGTACCTGGCCAGCCGGACGGGCCGCAGCCTGCCCAGGGTCATGGTGTACCGGGAGCGCTCGCAGAGCCAGGGGGAGACCCAGTACCAGCGGGAAGCCAGCGGCCGCGGGGCTGGGGATGCCCGGGCCGGGGGCACCCCCCAGGCAGACAGCACCCTGTGCCCGCCCGAGCATTCCGTGTCCGTCCTCTCCAGACTGTCCAGCGCCACTCCCCCGCCCTCCTACGAGGAGGTGACGGGCCACccggagagcagcagcagcggcgaGGAGACCAGCGTCTCCTACAACGAGCCTCCGCCCAAGTACGAGGAGATCGTGGCCACGGCCCCCGCCGCGGGCAAATAG